One Vibrio sp. CDRSL-10 TSBA genomic region harbors:
- a CDS encoding YdiU family protein — protein MSVWDNVTLSTRFRAMPEVFYTPVKPQPLSNVGWVSWNAELAGQFGLPAQPNDELLQALSGQAMPEAFAPLAMKYAGHQFGVYNPDLGDGRGLLLAEMRSRQGDVFDIHLKGAGLTPYSRMGDGRAVLRSSIREYLCSEAMAGLGIATTRALALMHSDTPVYREKQERGALLVRVAQSHIRFGHFEHFFYTGQHDELRLLADKVIEWHFPHCADEADPYGALFNQVVDQTALMIAQWQAVGFAHGVMNTDNMSILGQTFDYGPFAFLDDYQSDFICNHSDYQGRYAFDQQPRVALWNLSALAQALSPLVERSDLEAALSAYETQLNGHFSALMRAKLGLNRRLENDGALFDEMFGLLEKHKVDYTRFMRQLSELDRDTEQAVLDLFIDREAAHTWLQRYLSRCEQELDSAGQPLSCGERCSAMRRVNPKYILRNYLAQLAIDKAEQGDFSEVHRLAEILKTPFDDQSHYEDYARLPPEWGKKLEISCSS, from the coding sequence ATGTCGGTTTGGGACAATGTGACATTATCAACCCGTTTCCGGGCTATGCCGGAGGTGTTTTATACCCCGGTCAAACCACAGCCGCTGAGCAATGTCGGCTGGGTTAGCTGGAATGCGGAGTTAGCCGGGCAATTTGGCCTGCCGGCCCAACCGAACGATGAGTTGCTTCAGGCTCTGTCCGGACAGGCAATGCCCGAAGCGTTTGCACCACTGGCGATGAAATATGCTGGCCATCAGTTTGGGGTGTATAACCCGGATCTGGGTGACGGCCGTGGCTTGCTGTTGGCGGAAATGCGCTCGCGTCAGGGCGATGTGTTTGATATTCATCTCAAAGGTGCCGGACTGACCCCTTATTCACGTATGGGAGACGGACGCGCGGTCCTGCGCTCATCGATTCGCGAGTATTTGTGCAGCGAAGCGATGGCAGGGCTGGGCATCGCGACCACGCGCGCGTTGGCACTGATGCACAGTGACACCCCGGTTTATCGTGAGAAACAGGAGCGTGGTGCTCTGTTGGTGCGCGTCGCTCAGAGTCATATTCGCTTTGGTCACTTTGAACATTTCTTTTACACCGGACAGCATGACGAGCTGCGACTACTGGCCGACAAAGTGATTGAATGGCATTTCCCGCATTGTGCCGATGAAGCGGACCCTTATGGCGCGCTATTTAATCAGGTGGTTGATCAAACTGCGCTGATGATTGCCCAATGGCAGGCGGTCGGTTTTGCCCATGGTGTGATGAACACCGACAATATGTCGATTCTGGGTCAGACGTTCGATTACGGCCCGTTTGCCTTTCTGGATGATTATCAGTCGGATTTCATTTGCAACCATTCTGATTACCAGGGACGTTATGCTTTTGACCAGCAGCCGCGAGTGGCATTGTGGAATCTGTCTGCGCTGGCCCAGGCCTTATCACCTTTAGTTGAGCGTTCGGATCTGGAAGCGGCGCTGAGTGCCTACGAAACCCAGCTCAACGGCCATTTCAGTGCCCTGATGCGCGCCAAGCTTGGCCTCAATCGCAGACTGGAGAATGACGGTGCTCTGTTTGACGAAATGTTCGGGCTGCTGGAAAAGCACAAAGTGGATTACACCCGCTTTATGCGTCAGTTATCTGAGTTAGATCGCGACACCGAACAGGCAGTGCTGGATCTGTTTATCGATCGTGAGGCGGCACACACCTGGCTGCAGCGCTATTTAAGCCGGTGTGAGCAAGAGCTGGACTCAGCAGGGCAACCGCTCAGCTGCGGCGAGCGCTGCAGTGCAATGCGCCGTGTCAATCCGAAGTACATCTTGCGTAATTATCTGGCCCAACTGGCGATCGATAAGGCAGAGCAGGGCGACTTTAGTGAGGTTCACCGCCTGGCGGAAATCCTCAAGACGCCTTTTGATGATCAGTCACACTATGAAGATTACGCCCGTCTGCCGCCTGAGTGGGGTAAGAAACTGGAAATCAGCTGCTCGTCATGA
- a CDS encoding bifunctional GNAT family N-acetyltransferase/carbon-nitrogen hydrolase family protein: MSSDTPRLTLRVIEKSDYPELAELMDLVFHDVGGAWPRMTIMDLIHQFPDGQICIEDNGKIIGAALTIKVDYNRFSLPHVYTDIINEHNVIQHNPNGDALYGLDVFVHPDYRGLRLGRRLYAARKELCRSDNLKAILAGGRIPGYINYADSMKVTDYIEKIKRRELYDPILSFQLANDFDVKRMMRHYLPEDDSSRGYATLLEWDNVFYEEDVLSIHDIEKTLIRIGIIQWQMRAMLSVEDLMDQAEFFVDSLSKYQADFALFPEFFNAPLMGLQNDQNSVEAIRFLASFTDEIKSRFSRMAVEYNINIIAGSMPVMQDGQLYNVAYLLHRDGSIDEQYKIHITPHEKRDWVIDGGNQVQVFDTDAGRVGILICYDSEFPELGRMLAEQDVQIIFVPFWTDTKNGYQRVRLCAQARAIENECYVAIGGSVGNLPRVDNVDIQYAQSAVFSPSDVFFPHDATIAEASPNTEMIIFADVDLDKLKQLNTEGSVTNIRHRRLDLYGSFTQPKS, translated from the coding sequence ATGAGTAGCGATACACCACGTTTAACGTTACGTGTGATAGAAAAAAGCGATTACCCCGAACTAGCGGAACTGATGGATTTGGTTTTCCATGATGTGGGTGGTGCCTGGCCACGTATGACCATTATGGACTTAATCCACCAGTTTCCTGATGGTCAGATATGTATTGAAGACAACGGTAAAATCATCGGTGCCGCACTCACCATCAAAGTCGACTACAACCGCTTTTCCCTCCCTCACGTCTACACTGACATCATCAACGAACACAACGTCATTCAACACAACCCCAACGGCGATGCTTTGTATGGCCTGGACGTCTTTGTTCACCCGGATTATCGCGGCCTGCGTCTCGGCCGGCGCCTGTATGCCGCACGTAAAGAACTGTGCCGCAGCGACAACCTGAAAGCCATCCTGGCCGGCGGGCGTATTCCCGGTTACATCAATTACGCCGATTCCATGAAGGTGACCGACTACATAGAGAAGATCAAACGCCGTGAGCTGTACGATCCGATCTTGTCGTTCCAGCTCGCCAATGACTTTGACGTCAAACGTATGATGCGCCACTACCTGCCGGAAGATGACAGCTCGCGCGGTTATGCAACATTACTGGAATGGGACAACGTTTTTTATGAAGAAGATGTCCTGTCGATTCACGATATCGAAAAAACGCTGATTCGTATCGGTATCATCCAGTGGCAGATGCGTGCCATGTTAAGCGTTGAGGACCTGATGGATCAGGCGGAGTTCTTCGTCGACTCCCTCTCCAAGTACCAGGCGGATTTCGCCCTGTTCCCGGAATTTTTCAACGCCCCGCTGATGGGGCTGCAAAATGACCAAAACAGCGTAGAAGCGATTCGTTTTCTGGCATCATTCACCGACGAAATAAAAAGCCGCTTCTCGCGTATGGCAGTCGAGTACAACATCAACATCATCGCGGGCAGCATGCCGGTGATGCAGGATGGTCAGCTGTACAACGTGGCTTACCTGCTGCATCGTGACGGCTCTATCGACGAACAGTACAAGATTCATATTACTCCGCACGAAAAACGTGACTGGGTAATCGACGGCGGTAACCAGGTCCAGGTATTTGATACCGATGCCGGCCGGGTCGGGATTTTGATCTGCTACGACAGTGAGTTCCCTGAGTTGGGACGTATGCTGGCCGAACAGGATGTACAAATCATTTTCGTACCGTTCTGGACTGATACCAAAAACGGATACCAGCGTGTTCGCCTGTGCGCTCAAGCGCGCGCGATTGAGAACGAATGTTATGTCGCGATTGGCGGCAGTGTGGGTAACCTGCCCCGGGTCGACAACGTTGACATTCAATATGCCCAGTCCGCGGTATTTTCACCATCCGACGTGTTCTTCCCGCACGATGCGACTATCGCCGAAGCCAGTCCCAACACGGAGATGATTATTTTTGCCGATGTGGACCTCGACAAACTAAAGCAACTGAACACTGAGGGCTCAGTGACTAATATTCGCCACCGTCGTCTCGATCTTTATGGAAGCTTCACCCAGCCCAAATCCTGA
- a CDS encoding oxidoreductase codes for MSKFKLFRPFIAALLCTCSALSFANDSDAILTVNDHGKKAYFTLEQLLAHADQEITTNTPWTQDNTKFVGVSAQELLKLIGRDNTDLKVVALNNYWSTIPYSDIEKYNPLFAVKKDGEVMSVRDKGPIWVIYPLTDFDELNNEVLHSRMVWQVSQIETMN; via the coding sequence ATGAGCAAATTTAAACTTTTTCGTCCGTTCATAGCTGCGCTGCTATGTACCTGTTCTGCATTGAGTTTCGCTAATGATAGCGACGCTATTCTGACCGTGAATGATCACGGCAAGAAAGCCTATTTCACTCTTGAACAGCTATTGGCTCACGCGGATCAGGAGATCACGACGAATACGCCATGGACCCAGGACAACACCAAGTTTGTCGGTGTCTCTGCCCAAGAATTACTTAAGCTTATCGGGCGGGATAATACCGATCTAAAAGTGGTCGCTTTGAATAATTACTGGTCAACCATCCCCTACAGTGATATTGAAAAATACAATCCACTGTTCGCGGTGAAAAAAGACGGCGAAGTCATGAGTGTGCGTGACAAAGGGCCTATTTGGGTTATCTATCCGCTGACGGATTTTGACGAACTGAACAACGAAGTTCTGCACAGCCGCATGGTTTGGCAAGTCAGCCAAATTGAAACTATGAACTAA
- a CDS encoding L-serine ammonia-lyase, with product MLSIFDIFKIGVGPSSSHTNGPMIAGYHFLSVLNPLERVKRIQIDLYGSLSLTGKGHHTDKAVILGLLGNQPDTIKMTSANNTLQRALDDGILMLGGQQEIGFDYAGDLLFHTSNLPLHENGMTLTAFDSHGQPIGFETYYSIGGGFIATADELEHGTKTPKVLVDYPFDSAEALLKKAERHGLSLGGLVLRNELAFHTQSEIDDRADQIWKVMSLCMQRGFETEGILDGGLNVTRRAPALLKKLEANAKIENDPMEIMDWINLYAFAVSEENAAGGQVVTSPTNGAAGVIPAVLMYYHRFIHPIDTKQLKDFLAVAGAIGILYKTNASISGAEVGCQGEIGVSSSMAAAGLTSLRGGSNEQMCIAAEIAMEHSLGMTCDPIGGLVQVPCIERNAMGAMKAINASRMALKRTSKCLISLDKVIDTMYQTGKDMNKKYRETSLGGLALIHLAPPCE from the coding sequence ATGTTATCGATCTTTGATATTTTCAAAATTGGGGTTGGTCCTTCCAGCTCACATACCAATGGCCCCATGATCGCCGGCTACCATTTTCTCAGCGTGCTCAATCCACTGGAACGAGTAAAACGGATTCAAATCGATTTGTATGGTTCTCTCTCGCTAACCGGCAAGGGGCACCACACCGATAAAGCTGTCATTCTCGGCTTGCTGGGTAATCAGCCGGATACCATCAAAATGACCAGCGCTAACAATACCCTGCAACGCGCGCTGGATGACGGTATTCTGATGCTTGGCGGCCAGCAGGAGATCGGTTTTGATTACGCCGGTGATTTGCTGTTTCATACCAGCAATCTGCCGCTGCATGAAAATGGCATGACTCTGACCGCATTCGACTCTCACGGCCAGCCGATAGGCTTTGAAACCTACTACTCTATCGGGGGCGGCTTTATCGCGACAGCCGACGAACTCGAACACGGCACCAAAACACCTAAAGTCCTGGTCGACTATCCGTTTGACTCCGCCGAAGCCCTGCTTAAAAAAGCGGAGCGGCATGGTTTGAGTCTGGGCGGGCTGGTGCTGCGCAATGAACTGGCTTTCCATACCCAAAGCGAAATTGATGACCGCGCCGATCAGATCTGGAAAGTCATGTCGTTATGTATGCAACGGGGGTTTGAGACCGAAGGCATTCTGGATGGCGGCCTGAATGTGACGCGTCGTGCGCCGGCCCTGCTCAAAAAGCTCGAGGCGAATGCCAAAATTGAAAACGACCCGATGGAGATCATGGACTGGATAAATCTGTACGCCTTTGCTGTCAGTGAAGAAAATGCAGCCGGCGGCCAGGTCGTCACCTCGCCCACCAATGGCGCAGCCGGCGTCATTCCGGCGGTACTGATGTACTACCACCGTTTTATCCATCCGATCGATACCAAACAGCTCAAGGACTTCCTCGCTGTCGCCGGTGCCATCGGCATCCTGTATAAAACTAACGCATCGATTTCCGGTGCCGAAGTGGGCTGTCAGGGTGAAATTGGCGTTTCATCGTCCATGGCTGCAGCCGGGCTGACCTCGCTGCGCGGCGGCAGTAACGAACAAATGTGTATTGCGGCTGAAATTGCGATGGAACACTCGCTGGGCATGACCTGCGATCCGATCGGCGGTCTGGTTCAGGTACCGTGTATCGAACGCAATGCCATGGGTGCGATGAAAGCCATCAACGCCTCACGCATGGCGCTAAAACGCACCAGCAAATGCCTGATCTCTTTAGATAAAGTGATCGATACCATGTATCAGACCGGTAAAGACATGAACAAAAAATATCGTGAAACATCACTGGGCGGGCTGGCACTGATTCATCTTGCTCCGCCGTGTGAATAA
- a CDS encoding sugar transporter, which translates to MKNDHLPILYMLVSSATLMKRQWRLMLCLSWPCLLVSIMTALRVWYSAPNDDLFWPLLNGLLFIAVLVWATVRWHRAILLRQSAAQQESAALAARPVVRILGYVLVIMLVGLACLLAGMLTQSEVLWLQLGSELVLMVPLAWVISRWGLAIPATAVEDKEHGLHFAWQVSRQYRGALFVLIGLLPALLALLLVSVSCDHVAVAVLIGPVAYLAWAYEICVLSLSYQWIVQRQAIEKILNRPQRNIIL; encoded by the coding sequence ATGAAAAATGACCACCTTCCTATTCTTTACATGTTAGTCAGCTCGGCAACACTGATGAAACGTCAATGGCGTCTGATGTTATGTCTTTCCTGGCCATGCTTGCTGGTAAGTATCATGACCGCACTGCGGGTTTGGTATTCTGCGCCCAATGATGACCTGTTCTGGCCGCTGCTCAACGGACTGCTGTTTATTGCGGTGCTGGTCTGGGCAACGGTGCGCTGGCATCGGGCGATTTTACTGCGCCAGTCTGCGGCGCAGCAGGAGAGTGCAGCGCTGGCCGCCAGACCAGTCGTGCGTATCCTGGGCTATGTATTGGTTATCATGCTGGTGGGATTGGCTTGTTTACTGGCCGGCATGCTGACGCAGAGCGAGGTGCTGTGGTTACAGCTTGGCTCAGAGCTGGTGCTGATGGTGCCGCTGGCCTGGGTTATTTCGCGTTGGGGGCTGGCCATTCCCGCCACGGCGGTGGAGGATAAAGAGCATGGATTGCACTTTGCCTGGCAGGTCTCCCGTCAGTATCGCGGTGCTCTGTTTGTTTTAATCGGATTGCTACCAGCGCTGCTGGCTCTGCTTCTGGTCAGTGTCAGTTGTGACCATGTGGCGGTGGCTGTGTTGATTGGGCCGGTCGCTTATCTGGCCTGGGCGTATGAGATTTGCGTGCTGTCGCTGAGCTATCAATGGATCGTGCAGCGCCAGGCGATTGAGAAAATTCTCAACCGCCCGCAGCGTAATATCATTCTGTAG
- a CDS encoding response regulator transcription factor translates to MESTRIVVVDDDREICELLDEYLSKSGYQVTTVCDGRALLAHIEQHGYPDLVLLDVMLPGDDGFTLCQKIRRSSDVPIIMLTAVSDETDQIIGLEIGADDYIAKPFSPRQLMARIKALLRRAQVSEEKSADPLPKRIAFGDWRLDTLSHRMTHQQSGEEHELSGSDFALLMLFLSRANEVLDRDTISFATRGREALPFERGIDVQLSRLRQRLGDSAKYPNYIKTLRGNGYLLSVPVSFEY, encoded by the coding sequence ATGGAAAGCACACGTATTGTTGTCGTGGATGACGACCGCGAAATCTGTGAGCTTTTGGATGAGTATCTGAGTAAATCAGGTTATCAGGTGACGACGGTATGCGACGGGCGGGCTTTGCTTGCCCATATTGAGCAGCACGGTTATCCGGACCTGGTGCTGCTGGATGTCATGTTACCCGGCGATGACGGATTTACTCTGTGTCAGAAAATCCGCCGCAGTTCTGATGTGCCTATCATCATGCTGACTGCAGTTTCCGATGAAACCGACCAGATTATCGGTCTGGAAATTGGGGCCGATGATTACATCGCCAAACCTTTCAGTCCGCGTCAGTTAATGGCGCGCATTAAAGCTCTGCTGCGCCGGGCCCAAGTCAGTGAAGAAAAATCGGCCGATCCGTTACCCAAGCGCATCGCGTTTGGTGACTGGCGGCTCGATACTTTATCGCATCGTATGACCCATCAGCAAAGCGGTGAGGAACATGAATTATCGGGCAGTGATTTTGCTCTGTTGATGTTGTTCCTGTCCCGGGCCAATGAAGTTCTGGATCGCGACACCATCTCTTTTGCGACCCGGGGCCGGGAAGCCTTGCCATTTGAACGCGGTATTGATGTTCAGCTGAGTCGCTTACGGCAAAGGCTGGGAGACAGCGCCAAATACCCTAACTACATCAAAACGTTACGTGGCAATGGCTATCTGCTGTCCGTGCCGGTCAGCTTTGAGTACTGA